CGGCGATTCTCGGACTGAGCGATGGCGAGCATGGTCAGGTAGTCAACGAGTGCCATCTTTTCGGTGTGCTTCAGGTACTCATCCAGGTGGGACGGCACCCAGGTGATGAAATCCCAGAGGGTCACCCACACGTCCGCATCATGCTCATCAAGCCAATGAAAGCGCTCCATGGGTGAAACTGTATCCCACGACCTGTAGCACTATTCTTTCCACCTATGACGACAATCCGCCCGGCGACCGAAGCCGATGTGCCCGAGATCTTCCGTATGATCAACGAGCTCGCCGAGTACGAGAAGCAACCCCAGGATGTCACCTCTACGGAGGAAGACGTGCGTCAGCACCTCTTTGCGGACAACCCGAAGGTATTCGCTCATGTTGCGGTTGTGGACGGCCGCATTGAGGGCATGGCCTTGTGGTTTCTCAACTACTCCACTTGGCAGGGCCGTCACGGCATCTGGCTCGAAGACCTCTATGTGCGCGAGGAAGCCCGCGGGAAGGGTCTGGGCACCGCGCTGCTGAAGGAGTTGGCCAGGATTGCGGTAGCAAACGATTACCGCCGGGTGGAATGGTCCGTGCTGAAGTGGAACACCCCGTCGATCGGGTTCTACACCTCGATCGGCGCCAACGACATGGGGGATTGGTCCACCATGCGCCTTGACGGTGAGGCACTGCAGGTTTTGGGGTCCTAATCCGGCCGAACACCTTCAGCTTGGCGCACTTCTCCACGGGCGCGCCGAAAGCCTTCCACGCAGGCAGCGCGAGACTCGCATAGATTGCTAGGCATGGCACGAAATACGCGCGACGCTCGCCCTGATGATTTTGACGCATTTGACGTTCCCACGTACCAGCCCCCGACTGGGGCCCAGTCCGGCGCTGGGGTGAATGAACCTACCGAGGTCCTTTCCACTGGCGGCTCCACAGCAGTGAATTTTGAGGACCGTGTGGACACCTCAAGCTTTGCGGCAACGCCTGCTGCCACGAGCGAGACGGTGGCGCTTGACCGTGAGCCGATGTATATTCCGCCGGCTGAGCCGGAATACATCGCACCGGCTGAGCCAACCTACGAAGAGGTTGCTGTGGTCAGCGAGCCGGCGGCGGACACTGCCGCAGCCAAGCGTGGCACCATCGACCTCGGGTTGCTTCTGCTCCGCCTGGCATTCGGTGGATACCTGATTCTTGCTGCGCTGACCACGTTCTTCCGCTTCGGCGGCTCTGACGGCATCGCTGGCTTGGAAACCGCATTCGCGGCCTACCCGTACGCCAACGGCCTCGCCATTATGGTGCCTACGCTGCAGCTGGCGGCGGGTGTCTTCCTGGTGCTCGGCTTGCTCACCCCAGTCGCAGCCGCAGTTGCCGTCGCAGTGACGGCGTTTATGGCGCTGCACGCCATTGTCGCCTCCGGCATCGGGTGGAATGTGCTCACCTGGAACCCGGGCATCTGGCTGCCGGTACTGCTCTTCGCCATCGCCGTCGTGCTGCAGTTCACCGGCCCGGGCCTCTACGGCGTGGACGGCGGCCGCAGCTGGGCGCGCCGCCCGCTTGCGTCCTCCTGGATTTGGCTGGTGGTTGGCCTGGCCATTGCCGGTGTGGTGTGGTGGTTCGGCACCGGCATCAACCCGGTCGCGCCACTGGTATAGCAACCGATCTTCTCAGCGCCACTGTTCAGGGCCTCCAACTAGGAACTACCTAGCTGGAGGCCCTGGTGCTTTCAGCCCTGGCGCTTTAGTCCACCTGGCGGACGGCACCCTTGTCCGCGGACGTCGCCATCTTGGCGTACGCGCGCAGCGCCTTGGACACTTCGCGGACGCGGTTCGGTGTCCATGGGTTCTCGGACGCCTCCATCTCGGCGCGGCGCTGAGCCAATACCTCTTCATCCACATCCAGCGTCAGCGAGCGGTTGGACACGGAGATGGAAATGGTGTCGCCGTTTTGCACTAGGCCAATCAGCCCGCCGTGCGCAGCCTCAGGGGAGATGTGGCCGATGGAGAGGCCGGAGGTGCCGCCGGAGAAGCGGCCGTCCGTGATCAAGGCACACTTCTTACCCAAGCCAGCGCCCTTGAGGAAGGACGTCGGGTGCAGCATCTCCTGCATGCCCGGGCCGCCGGAGGGGCCTTCGTAGCGGATCACTACAACCTCGCCCTCCAGCACCTCGCGGGCGAGGATCATGGACACTGCCTGTTCCTGGGAATCCACCACGCGGGCGGGGCCGGAGAATTCCCACAGCCCCTCTTCCACACCGGCGGTCTTCAAGATTGCGCCGTCCGGGGCGAGGTTGCCGCGCAGGACAACCAAGCCGCCATCAGACGTGATTGGGTGCTCAACGTCGTGGATCACGCCGTTCGCAGCATCAGTATCCAAGGACTCCCAGCGGGCGGACTGGGAAAATGCTTCCGTCGTCCGCAAACCGCCCGGAGCGGCGTGGAAGAGCTCAATTGCCTCGTCCAACGCGCTGCCGCCGCGGATGTCCCAATCGCTCAGCCATTGGTCCAAGGAGTCGTACGCCACCGTGTGCACTCCGGTGTTCAGCAGGCCGCCGCGGTGCAGCTCGCCCAAGATGGCGGGGATGCCGCCGGCGCGGTGCACGTCCTCCACGTGGGCCTCGCCGTTCGGTGCCACCTTGGACAGGCAGGGGATGCGGTGGGAAAGCTCGTCGATGTCGGTGAGGTCGAAGTCCACCTCGCCTTCCTGGGCAGCTGCCAGGATGTGCAGGATGGTGTTGGTGGAGCCGCCCATGGCCATATCCAACGCCATCGCGTTCTGGAATGCCTCTGTGGTGGCGATGGAGCGGGGGAGCACAGCCTCGTCGCCCTGGCCGTAGTAGCGCTCGCACAGCTCCACAACCCTCGTGCCAGCCTGTTCGAACAGCGCACGACGGGCGGTGTGGGTGGCAAGCGTCGTGCCGTTACCCGGCAGGGAAAGGCCCAAAGCCTCGGTGAGGCAGTTCATAGAGTTCGCGGTGAACATGCCGGAGCAGGACCCGCAGGTAGGGCATGCGTGGTTGGCAATATCGTCAAGCTCGGCATCGCTCACGGCATCATTCGCGGAAAGGGCGATCGCGTCGATGAGGTCGGACTTCGGCTTGACCACACCGCCGGCGTTGATTGCCTTTCCGGCCTCCATCGGGCCGCCGGAGACGAACACGGCCGGGATGTTCAGGCGCATCGCCGCGTTGAGCATGCCCGGGGTGATCTTGTCGCAGTTGGAGATGCACACCATCGCATCCACCGTGTGGGCGTTGCACATGTACTCCACGGAGTCCGCGATAATCTCGCGGCTGGGCAGGGAGTAGAGCATGCCGGAGTGACCCATGGCAATGCCGTCGTCCACAGCGATGGTGTTGAATTCCTTGGGCACGCCACCTGCCGCGCGCACCGCGGCAGCAACAATGTCGCCCACTTCCTTGAGGTGCACGTGGCCGGGAACGAACTGGGTGTAGGAGTTCACAATGGCCACAATCGGCTTGCCAAACTCTTTTTCTTCGGTGCCGGTTGCCCGCCACAGTGCGCGGGCGCCTGCCGCCTGGCGGCCGACGGTGGTGACGCGGGAACGAAGCGGGATCACAGGTTGTCTCCTTCAGTGG
Above is a genomic segment from Corynebacterium sp. CNCTC7651 containing:
- a CDS encoding GNAT family N-acetyltransferase, with the protein product MTTIRPATEADVPEIFRMINELAEYEKQPQDVTSTEEDVRQHLFADNPKVFAHVAVVDGRIEGMALWFLNYSTWQGRHGIWLEDLYVREEARGKGLGTALLKELARIAVANDYRRVEWSVLKWNTPSIGFYTSIGANDMGDWSTMRLDGEALQVLGS
- the ilvD gene encoding dihydroxy-acid dehydratase, translated to MIPLRSRVTTVGRQAAGARALWRATGTEEKEFGKPIVAIVNSYTQFVPGHVHLKEVGDIVAAAVRAAGGVPKEFNTIAVDDGIAMGHSGMLYSLPSREIIADSVEYMCNAHTVDAMVCISNCDKITPGMLNAAMRLNIPAVFVSGGPMEAGKAINAGGVVKPKSDLIDAIALSANDAVSDAELDDIANHACPTCGSCSGMFTANSMNCLTEALGLSLPGNGTTLATHTARRALFEQAGTRVVELCERYYGQGDEAVLPRSIATTEAFQNAMALDMAMGGSTNTILHILAAAQEGEVDFDLTDIDELSHRIPCLSKVAPNGEAHVEDVHRAGGIPAILGELHRGGLLNTGVHTVAYDSLDQWLSDWDIRGGSALDEAIELFHAAPGGLRTTEAFSQSARWESLDTDAANGVIHDVEHPITSDGGLVVLRGNLAPDGAILKTAGVEEGLWEFSGPARVVDSQEQAVSMILAREVLEGEVVVIRYEGPSGGPGMQEMLHPTSFLKGAGLGKKCALITDGRFSGGTSGLSIGHISPEAAHGGLIGLVQNGDTISISVSNRSLTLDVDEEVLAQRRAEMEASENPWTPNRVREVSKALRAYAKMATSADKGAVRQVD
- a CDS encoding DoxX family protein, encoding MARNTRDARPDDFDAFDVPTYQPPTGAQSGAGVNEPTEVLSTGGSTAVNFEDRVDTSSFAATPAATSETVALDREPMYIPPAEPEYIAPAEPTYEEVAVVSEPAADTAAAKRGTIDLGLLLLRLAFGGYLILAALTTFFRFGGSDGIAGLETAFAAYPYANGLAIMVPTLQLAAGVFLVLGLLTPVAAAVAVAVTAFMALHAIVASGIGWNVLTWNPGIWLPVLLFAIAVVLQFTGPGLYGVDGGRSWARRPLASSWIWLVVGLAIAGVVWWFGTGINPVAPLV